One Alnus glutinosa chromosome 3, dhAlnGlut1.1, whole genome shotgun sequence genomic region harbors:
- the LOC133862431 gene encoding stem 28 kDa glycoprotein-like isoform X1, producing the protein MLPLFFLATIVVASQGLDLGPTHQIHLLRPQAGSRGDPVPDVSCLSWRLVVETRNIIGWATVPQECEGYVGHYMLGHQYRKDSKVVVKEALVYARSLKVTGDGKDVWIFDIDETTLSNLPYYAENGFGAEPYNATSFKQWVLKGQAPALPESLKLYKKLLSLGVKVVFLTGRTEDQRSVTAANLKRVGCHTWEKLILKGSSYRGQTAVVYKSSERKKIEKNGYRIIGNIGDQWSDLMGTNTGNRTFKLPDPMYYIN; encoded by the exons ATGTTGCCACTGTTCTTTCTTGCCACAATTGTGGTAGCTTCCCAAGGATTGGACCTAGGTCCAACCCACCAAATTCACCTTCTTCGGCCACAAGCGGGTTCTCGGGGTGACCCGGTGCCGGATGTCTCATGCCTAAGTTGGCGACTTGTGGTGGAAACTCGCAATATTATAGGGTGGGCAACGGTTCCACAAGAGTGTGAAGGCTACGTTGGGCACTACATGCTCGGCCACCAATATCGGAAAGACTCCAAAGTGGTTGTTAAGGAGGCTTTAGTCTATGCTCGGAGCCTCAAGGTCACCGGAGACGGCAAGGATGTGTGGATCTTTGACATAGACGAGACTACGCTCTCTAATCTACCTTATTATGCGGAAAATGGATTTGG GGCGGAGCCCTATAATGCCACGTCATTCAAGCAATGGGTCCTTAAAGGCCAAGCACCAGCATTGCCGGAGAGTCTGAAGCTGTACAAAAAGCTCTTGTCCCTTGGGGTTAAGGTTGTATTCCTAACAGGAAGAACAGAAGACCAAAGAAGTGTCACCGCAGCCAATCTAAAGCGTGTCGGATGCCATACTTGGGAGAAGCTTATACTCAA GGGGTCATCTTATAGAGGACAGACGGCCGTGGTGTACAAATCAAGTGAGAGAAAGAAGATCGAGAAGAATGGGTATAGAATCATCGGGAACATTGGGGATCAGTGGAGCGATCTCATGGGGACTAACACTGGCAATCGGACCTTCAAACTACCCGATCCAATGTACTACATTAATTAG
- the LOC133862431 gene encoding stem 28 kDa glycoprotein-like isoform X2, whose protein sequence is MLPLFFLATIVVASQGLDLGPTHQIHLLRPQAGSRGDPVPDVSCLSWRLVVETRNIIGWATVPQECEGYVGHYMLGHQYRKDSKVVVKEALVYARSLKVTGDGKDVWIFDIDETTLSNLPYYAENGFGAEPYNATSFKQWVLKGQAPALPESLKLYKKLLSLGVKVVFLTGRTEDQRSVTAANLKRVGCHTWEKLILKDIFGLQGVIL, encoded by the exons ATGTTGCCACTGTTCTTTCTTGCCACAATTGTGGTAGCTTCCCAAGGATTGGACCTAGGTCCAACCCACCAAATTCACCTTCTTCGGCCACAAGCGGGTTCTCGGGGTGACCCGGTGCCGGATGTCTCATGCCTAAGTTGGCGACTTGTGGTGGAAACTCGCAATATTATAGGGTGGGCAACGGTTCCACAAGAGTGTGAAGGCTACGTTGGGCACTACATGCTCGGCCACCAATATCGGAAAGACTCCAAAGTGGTTGTTAAGGAGGCTTTAGTCTATGCTCGGAGCCTCAAGGTCACCGGAGACGGCAAGGATGTGTGGATCTTTGACATAGACGAGACTACGCTCTCTAATCTACCTTATTATGCGGAAAATGGATTTGG GGCGGAGCCCTATAATGCCACGTCATTCAAGCAATGGGTCCTTAAAGGCCAAGCACCAGCATTGCCGGAGAGTCTGAAGCTGTACAAAAAGCTCTTGTCCCTTGGGGTTAAGGTTGTATTCCTAACAGGAAGAACAGAAGACCAAAGAAGTGTCACCGCAGCCAATCTAAAGCGTGTCGGATGCCATACTTGGGAGAAGCTTATACTCAA AGACATTTTTGGGTTGCAGGGGGTCATCTTATAG